Sequence from the Methanobrevibacter arboriphilus genome:
CTTTTTCTTCAAGACTAGCTGATCTAATTCCTATTTCAATTATTTCTTTTGGTTTTAAATCATACACTCTTTTCATTATTGTAGCATGAGAACATTTTTCACCTTGATATTCATCTATAATATCCATGTGTGCATCAAGATGTATGATTGTCATATCTTCAATATCATACTTCTTTGAAAGTGCTTTAATTGGAGCTAAACTAACACTATGTTCTCCTCCAATCGTTATTGGTTTTATATTATGTTCAATAAGGTCAGATATTGTGTCTTCAAGAATTTTAATGGTTTCTTTACAGTTTCCATATATAACATTTATGTTTCCAAAATCATAGAAAACTGTATCAAGGTTACTTTTAAGGGTTATATTATATTTTTCAAAGCTGTATGATGCTTCTCTAACTGTTGTTGGACCAAATCTTGAGCCAGGACCATAAGAACTAGTACTGTCAAATGGAACTCCTATTATTCCCCAGCTATTTTCTTTAGTTTCTTTTAAATTTTCTGTTTCTTGTGAAAAAGCAAATTTCCATGGTTTATAAGTGTTAAATAACATAGTTTCACACACTTTTTATACTATAGCTAACATAATTTTTCTATCCATCTGGTTATTTTCAAATATATTAAAAAATTCATCAACATCTTCTTTATTTTCCATACTATAAAGACTTAATAAAATGTTTGTATCGAATATTAATGTACCTTCGTTTATTATTTTATTTTTTTCCTCGTTGGTTATTGGGTTAAAATAACTTGAAAATTTTTGTTTCATATGATAATTCCTAATTAATATTTTTAAATAAATTTTTTAGTATTTCCATATTTATAATATTAATCTCATTTAATATTTTTAAAGATTTTTAATTTTTAATATTAAAAACATATTTTTTTTTATATGTATATATTATTTATAATTTATTGAAGTAAAAAAATTATTGTTAATATTATAAATTTTTAGATGGATTATATTTTAATCTATCTCTATTCTTTTTAAACTATTTTCAAATACTTATTGAAGAACAGTAAAATTTATAGAAATCTAATTATATAATTATGACATAACAAACAAGTTATTTTTAAATTTATTTAAAATAAATAAATGGTGATAACATTGGTAAATACATATTCAAGAAATGTAGAAAAATTCTGCACGAAAGTAAAATGTAAATGCCTATATAGGAATTGTGTGAATACTCCTGAATGGGTTTGTCCTAGATGTGGTAGAGTATATGAACTCATAGGTAATGAGTATGTACTAAAAATTGATATTTAATAATAAATTTTTCTTATTTTTTCTTAAAA
This genomic interval carries:
- the speB gene encoding agmatinase; the encoded protein is MLFNTYKPWKFAFSQETENLKETKENSWGIIGVPFDSTSSYGPGSRFGPTTVREASYSFEKYNITLKSNLDTVFYDFGNINVIYGNCKETIKILEDTISDLIEHNIKPITIGGEHSVSLAPIKALSKKYDIEDMTIIHLDAHMDIIDEYQGEKCSHATIMKRVYDLKPKEIIEIGIRSASLEEKEFVDRVKNVTIFTANDTKEKFENIKDKINRINEDEPIYLSIDMDVLDPLYAPEVGNPIPNGISPEIIENILKILANKNVIGFDLVEVATSKLGDPTAVTGSKIIYDFLSLNK